In a single window of the Bacillus rossius redtenbacheri isolate Brsri chromosome 8, Brsri_v3, whole genome shotgun sequence genome:
- the LOC134534786 gene encoding 52 kDa repressor of the inhibitor of the protein kinase-like, which produces MAKVPKRPKLGSLGFTKNIESYFSRASSSTSQQPQELSTQAAANSGSEQRDAMDAQEQQGAIARFNGSSVDCAEAVDCNVGASESGSVNYNSVNHPSHQNDVGLHIGVGTLISDYTKCQLLENHWTPPCDYSFPFSVKKEKCREYKRYLSKKHIDMFHWVVFSHAKKGLFCVYCSLFSAHAAGHNNGMKLGKLVTEPLTKFSKLTGKDGDLEVHDKTEYHNQNVIAGKRFLQSYHNPEFEVINLINSQRLQQVNENRARLRPIIETIIFCGRQNIPLRGHRDDGVLLDDCTPANNEGNFRELLRFKVASGDKELENHLSCASSRATYIGKNTQNELIECCGDEIQSIILGRIKKAGFYAIIFDETTDVAHIEQLSLSVRYFYEMTIIEDFIMFIDACKAIDGNWQHIGENKEIGSDCESEVILEPRLTGKSIGKLVVQMLSDSDLDPRLCVGISTDSCSVMVSESSGAVTEIMGVTKNATRCSCQNHCLNNSISQSSKVSSIRNTVSIIKTCISFFNQSAKRHKVLRKFSSSNIASLCETRWVERHTSLLQFREHLPSIVKALSAITSWQDSKSASKALTLLNSLLTSEFILAMLSLLDVLKITLPLSTLLQAESLDMHEASNAVRDTLSVLKTRRENSDNTFHVVFSEAKTLASKLDVEIRKPRTTAKQIHRENYDTDDAECYYRAIYNSMLDFILIDMKSRFSEDCLKSFDIRLLVPHILLNRSKDVDFRERLKAIASRFSFIQDNQESVLFAKLEGEVCVWEAKWFRELKASDEVEVPKTAMEAILKCEEEMFPTIFKLLKILVTLPISVATAERSFSTLRRSKTWLRSRILEERLNGLCLLHIHRDISINIDNIIERFAKKGKRRLDFVV; this is translated from the exons ATG GCAAAAGTACCAAAAAGGCCTAAGCTTGGCTCATTGGGCTTTACCAAAAATATTGAGTCATATTTTTCAAGAGCCTCATCTTCAACGAGTCAACAACCACAAGAATTATCAACACAAGCAGCAGCTAATTCAGGAAGTGAGCAAAGAGATGCCATGGATGCTCAAGAGCAACAAGGAGCCATTGCACGATTCAATGGGTCTTCAGTGGATTGTGCTGAAGCTGTTGACTGCAATGTAGGTGCGAGTGAATCAGGTTCAGTAAATTATAATTCAGTTAATCATCCTTCCCACCAAAATGATGTAGGGCTACACATAGGGGTAGGAACCCTTATAAGTGACTACACAAAATGCCAGTTGCTGGAAAATCATTGGACTCCACCTTGCGACTACTCATTtcctttttctgttaaaaaagagAAATGTAGAGAATATAAGAGGTATTTGTCCAAAAAACATATTGATATGTTTCATTGGGTGGTTTTCTCACATGCAAAGAAAGGACTATTTTGTGTGTACTGTTCTCTCTTCTCTGCCCATGCTGCTGGTCACAATAACGGTATGAAACTAGGGAAGTTGGTGACGGAGCCACTTACCAAATTTTCAAAGCTGACTGGAAAAGATGGTGATTTGGAAGTTCATGATAAAACTGAATATCATAACCAGAATGTCATTGCGGGTAAACGATTCCTACAATCCTACCATAATCCTGAGTTTGAAGTCATTAACCTGATTAATTCTCAACGTCTTCAACAAGTAAATGAAAATCGAGCTAGATTGCGACCTATTATTGAAACCATAATCTTTTGTGGTCGCCAGAATATACCCCTACGAGGGCACAGAGATGATGGTGTCCTACTGGATGATTGTACACCAGCAAACAATGAGGGTAATTTCAGGGAATTATTAAGATTCAAAGTAGCATCAGGTGACAAAGAGTTGGAGAACCATCTCTCTTGTGCATCATCTAGAGCAACTTACATTGGGAAAAATACTCAGAATGAGCTGATAGAATGTTGTGGTGATGAAATTCAATCAATTATTTTAGGCAGAATAAAAAAAGCTGGGTTCTATGCAATTATATTTGATGAAACTACAGATGTAGCACACATTGAGCAACTAAGTCTTAGTGTCAGGTATTTTTATGAAATGACTATCATTGAAGACTTTATAATGTTTATTGATGCCTGTAAAGCAATAGATGGAAATTGGCAACACATaggagaaaacaaagaaattggTTCTGATTGTGAAAGTGAGGTTATACTTGAACCACGTCTAACAGGCAAATCTATAGGAAAACTTGTCGTACAGATGCTATCAGATAGCGATCTAGATCCACGTCTTTGTGTTGGTATTTCTACAGACAGTTGCAGTGtaatggtttctgaaagttcagGTGCAGTTACAGAAATAATGGGAGTTACGAAAAATGCCACCAGATGTTCGTGTCAAAACCATTGTCTAAACAACTCAATTTCCCAATCATCCAAAGTGTCATCAATTCGCAATACTGTTTCCATAATAAAAACATGCATTTCTTTCTTCAACCAATCTGCCAAAAGACACAAGGTTTTAAGGAAATTTTCGTCCTCAAATATTGCCAGCTTATGTGAGACCAGGTGGGTTGAAAGACACACTTCGTTACTCCAGTTTCGCGAGCATTTACCTAGTATTGTGAAGGCACTCTCTGCTATAACATCATGGCAAGACTCGAAATCGGCCTCAAAAGCATTAACTCTACTTAATTCCTTACTAACCAGTGAATTTATCCTAGCAATGCTCTCTCTCCTGGATGTTTTGAAGATTACACTTCCATTGAGTACCCTCCTTCAAGCAGAATCACTTGATATGCACGAAGCTTCAAATGCTGTTAGGGATACTTTATCTGTTCTCAAGACTAGGAGAGAAAACAGTGACAATACTTTTCATGTAGTGTTTTCTGAAGCAAAAACCTTGGCTTCAAAACTCGATGTAGAAATAAGAAAACCTCGGACAACTGCAAAACAGATACATAGAGAGAACTATGATACTGATGATGCAGAATGTTACTACAGAGCCATTTATAATTCCATGTTGGATTTTATACTCATCGATATGAAGTCCCGTTTTTCAGAAGACTGTTTGAAATCATTTGACATTCGTTTGCTGGTACCACATATTCTTCTCAATAGAAGTAAAGATGTTGATTTCAGAGAGCGACTAAAAGCTATTGCTTCTCGTTTTTCTTTTATTCAGGATAATCaagaaagtgttttgtttgcgAAGCTTGAAGGTGAAGTCTGTGTATGGGAGGCCAAGTGGTTTCGTGAGCTTAAGGCATCAGACGAAGtagaagtaccgaaaactgcaatGGAAGCTATTTTGAAGTGTGAAGAGGAAATGTTTCCTACAATATTTAAGCTACTAAAAATTTTAGTGACATTACCAATTAGTGTAGCTACTGCAGAAAGGTCGTTCTCAACACTTCGAAGGTCAAAAACATGGCTGAGATCAAGAATTCTAGAAGAAAGACTTAATGGACTATGCCTTCTTCATATACACAGAGACATTTCgataaatattgataatattattgaaAGATTTGCCAAGAAAGGTAAAAGAAGATTAGATTTTGTCGTCTAA